Genomic segment of Gloeocapsa sp. PCC 7428:
TTGTTTTTTGATGAAGATGGTACAGGCGCAACGCAGAAGGTACAGTTTGCACTTCTACCTAAAGGATTAGACATAACATATGCAGACATTTTCGTTTTGTAGTCCTTCGCCAGTGTAGTCATTAGGGGCATATTTGTTGTGTCCCAAACCTATTAATACATTGATGCTGTCCGCATCAAGCTTTTGGGCAAACATCGAGGATGATTTTGTAAGCTGGAATTATGCAAACGAGTAGTAAAGACCAACTTGATGCAGTTTTAGGTTTATTGAGCCGTTATCAACTCATGCCGCAGTTAGCGCGAAACCTCATTATTGATGATGCGATCGCTAACATACCTTGCACCGACGAGGAACGCCAAGCCGCAATCGAAGCTTTTGAAACACAACATCAAATTACCCCCACAACCCGCGACACTTGGCTCAAGCAACAAGGTATGACGATGACGCAAATGCACGACCTCGCGCTAAGACCTGTATTGCTAGAAAAGCACAAAACGACAGTTTGGGGACCTAAAGTAGATAACTATTTCTTAACCCGCAAAGCCCATCTCGATCAGGTAGTATATTCTCTGATCCGGACGAAAGATATGGGGTTAGCTCAAGAAATTTACTTTCGGATTTTAGAAGGCGAACAATCGTTTGCCGAATTAGCCCGCGAATACTCGCAAGGTGCAGAAGCTAAAACAAGTGGGTTATTGGGACCTGTGCCTTTAGCACAACCGCATCCTGCTATTAGTAAACTGCTATCTGTGAGCCAACCAGGACAACTTTGGGCACCGCGTCCTTTAGCCGAATGGGTGGTGATTATTCGTCTCGAAAAGTTAATTCCAGCACAACTCGATAAATCAATGCGCCGTCGTTTACAAGATGAATTGTTTGAAAATTGGCTTGCAAGCAAAATGCAGCAAATTGATATAACGGAGTTTGTATCAGCAAGTTTACGCAATCGCAACTAAATGTTGTGAAATGCAAAAATTTTTCTTTAATTGGGAATTGTTTATACAGCGGGTGTGGATACTTAATAAAATCAGCATATGAATTTATAGTCTATGACTCAAAGCATTCCTCTGGCTCCAATTCGAGATTTCTTGGCACAAACTCCCCCGTTTGACCAGCTATCAACAGAGGTTATAGAAACGATTACCGCGAAATGCCAACTGATGCGCTATCGCGTCGGGCAATCAATTCTTGTTCGAGAAAAAATGCCTGCGCAGGTCGCCATCATCTATCAAGGACAAGCACGGTTATTAGGCTACGACCAGCGATCGCGTACCCCAGTCAGCTTAGAATTACTAGGCACAGGCAGAATTTTAGGAGCAAATTCTATAGTACGCGGCATTCCCTGTGAAACTGCGATCGCTTCAACTGAAGTTATTTGTATTACAATACCATCTCAAAATTTCTTAGACTTGCTCAGTTCAGAACCAATTCTAGAACAAGCTTTTCACAATAGTTGTAGCTTGAGTGAAGTTTTTGAGTTATTAAGTGTCGAACTCCAACGCAGCGCTAACGAAACTCCCAATTTAAAAGAGTTAGCCACCGCAGCGTGGCAAGATGCCGTTGTCCGCAACATCCCCAAAGGCAAACTCAATCTTGCACAACTTGACGCGGATCGCGTATGGTTAGTCAGTAGTGGGACAATTTCAGATTTTCCCGTCGGTAGTCGTTTACCTGTTGATGGTTCCTCGCAAGTGATTCGCGTTGAGAACACGCGTTTACTGGGACTTTTTATCCGCGAACAAATCAACACCGTTGATGCAATTTTGCCGAGTGCTACCCAGGAACTCACGAGTTTTAGTGTACCTCCTCTGGAAACAATTCCTTACGCGCCCGACCATCCACCCGAAGCACCACCCGATCCTTACGCTGCTAAACCGAAATACCCACTCGTACGCGCTAGAGGTACAATTGACGCCCCTCTAGCGTGTTTTCAGATGTTGAGTCAGTCGCTTGGACTCACGTTTCGTAAAGATTTAATTCGCAAAGTTTTAGAAAATCAATACAAAAGCGCCGGAAATATTTCGCTGCAAGCGTGTGGTGCGATCGCCGAGATGATGGGTTTACGCGCGCAGTTAGTGCAAGTATCTGCAACTGCGATCAATCGCCTCAAAGCCCCTGCATTAATCCGCTACGCTGATAGTTTTGCCGTTATCTACAGCATTACGGAAAAAGAACTAGTTCTCGCCATTCCAGAAAGTGGAATTTTGCGAAAAAGTCCCCAAGGTTTCGCCGAAATTTGGGGAAAAGAAGGACAAGTACTACTTCTACAAGCGCCCAGTCATCAAGTTAAAGAAAAGTTTAGCCTGCGCTGGTTTTTACCATCACTTTATCGCTATCGTAAAGTTTTAATCGAAGTTTTAGTCGCCTCACTTTTTGTTCAGCTTTTCGGTTTAGCCAATCCACTCATTACCCAAGTTATTATTGATAAAGTTTTAGTACAGCGCAGTATTGATACTTTAGATGTTTTAGGTATTTTTCTACTTGGAGTCGCTGTATTTGAGGCATTATTAACGAGCGTTAGAACATATTTATTTGTTGATACAACCAACCGTATTGACCTTAGTTTAGGCTCGGAAGTTATCGATCACTTATTACGCCTACCGCTTAAATATTTCGATCGCCGCAGAATAGGAGAATTAGCAGGACGAATTAACGAACTTGAAAATATTCGCCAATTTTTAACAGGGACAGCATTAACTGTTGTATTAGATGCCGTATTTTCGGTAATTTACGTTGCCGTCATGCTATTTTATAGCTGGCTGCTTACCCTCGTGACTTTAGTTACAATCCCGTTATTTGCCTTACTGACAATATTTGTCTCACCCATCGTTCGCCGACAACTGCATAAAAAAGCTGAAAAGTATGCAGATACGCAGTCTTATTTAGTAGAGGTTTTATCGGGAATTCAAACAGTCAAAGCGCAAAATATTGAATTGAAATCGCGCTGGCAGTGGCAAGAACGCTATGCCAAATATATCACTGCTGGTTTTCAAAACGTTCTCACGTTTAGTACTGCAAGTTCAATCAGCGGCTTTTTAAATAAATTTACAGGCTTACTTTTACTGTGGGTAGGTGCGCATCTTGTTTTAGCAAATCAACTGACATTAGGACAATTAATCGCCTTTCGGATCATTGCAGGTTACGTCACAAGTCCTTTATTAAGACTGATTCAACTGTGGCAAAACTTTCAAGAAACCGCCTTGTCAATTGAACGACTCAGCGATGTTTTAGATGCACCGCAAGAAGTCGATGAAACGAATCGGGATAATATTCCCATGCCAGAAATTAAAGGCGATGTGCATTATGATGCGGTGTCATTTGGGTTTAATAGTAATGGTCCGTTGCAATTAATTAATGTCAACCTAGAAATTCCTGCTGGTTCTTTTGTGGGAATCGTCGGGCAAAGCGGTTCGGGTAAAAGTACTCTAGCTAAATTATTGCAGAGATTATACGAACCCACCTCCGGTAGAATTCAGATTGATCGTTACGACATTAGTAAAGTTGAACTTTATTCGTTGCGGCGACAAATTGGCGTCGTTTTACAAGATACGTTGCTATTTAATGGTACTGTTCAGGAAAATATCGCCTTAACAAATCCTGAAGCAAGTTCTGAAGAAATTATTGCTGCTGCAAAAATCGCAGTGGCGCATGATTTTATTATGTCTTTGCCGCAAGGATATAACACTGTGGTGGGCGAACGCGGTTCTTCATTATCCGGCGGACAACGCCAACGAATTGCGATCGCGCGTACCGTCTTACAAAATCCTAAACTACTGATCTTAGATGAAGCAACGAGTGCTTTAGACTACAATTCCGAGCGGCAAGTGTGCAACAACTTAAACGAAGCGTTTCAAGGTAGAACCGTATTCTTTATTACGCACCGCCTTTCTACCGTAAGAAATGCCGATACAATCGTCGTCATGGATCAAGGTTCAATTGTCGAGCAAGGAACGCACCAAGAATTAATGGCACTCAAAGGACGGTACTACTGTCTTTATCAACAACAGGAGTCGCAGCTATGAAGTCAGAATCGATCGAACAACCAGTCATTTTAGAACAGCCAGCAGTATGGTCACGAGTCGTCATGTGGTTACTTGTGTCGGTGACGACTTCGGCGTTTATCTGGGCTTCAGTCGCCAAAATTGAACAAGCCGTACCTGCAACCGGTAAACTCGAACCGCAAGGATCGACAAAAGAAATTAAAGCCCCATCTGGTGGCGTTGTCCGCGAAATTTATGTTCAAGATGGGCAGTTAGTTAAAAAAGGAGAACTATTAGTCACATTCGATCCCACCGCACCACAAGCAGATGTGCGATCGCTCATTCAGTTAAAAGCTTCCTTATTACGCGAAAATCAATTTTATACAACCGCCGCCGCCGGTAATAACTTAGATAATTCATCAGACTTCGCGACACTAACGCGATTGCGCGCCGCTTTAGTTGCAGAAAATGACTTTTTAAAAGCCCAAGTTAATGGTTTTAATCCTAACAAGCCAATAGAAGGCGAATTTGATGCTAACCAACAACAATTACTAGCAAGTGCAAGAGCCGAATATCGTTCGCGTGTAGCCGATGCCTATCTTGAAATTAAAGAATTAGAAAAACAACTGAGTCAAACGCGATCGCAACTAGAAACCGCTAAAAAAGTCACTGCAATCAATCAAGGAATTCTTGATAAAATTGCACCTGTCGCCGAAGAAGGTGGATTATCGCAAGTACAATACCAACGCCAACAACAAGAAGTTTTAACACGCCAATCTGAAGTAGATCGTCTAGAAAGTGAACAGCAAAGACTATCAATTCAAATCGCTCAAGCACGAGAGCAGTTACAAAATACCGTTGCGCTGACTGCAAAAGATATTTTAACTAAAATCGCAGATAATCAGAAAAAAATTGCGGAAATTGATACTCAACTTGGGCGAAACAAAATAGAAAACGAAAAACGAATTGCAGAAATTGATGGACAACTCAGTAAAGCAAATCAAAGCTTGCAATATCAAGAACTGCGATCGCCTGTGGATGGAATTGTTTTTGATTTGCAAGCAAAATCGCAAGGATTTGTAGCAAATTCTGCTGAGCCAATCCTAAAAATTGTGCCAAACGAGAACTTAGTAGCTTCTGTATATCTAACAAATAAAGATATCGGTTTTGTGTATCCAGGTATGGAAACTGACGTTAAAATTGAATCTTTTCCAGAATCAGAATTTGGTAGTATCAAGGGCAAATTAATCTGGATTGGCTCAGATGCTTTACCACCTACACAAGAGCGCCCTTATTATGCCTTTCCTGCCAAAATTCAACTAGAACGCCAAGCTTTAAATATTAATGGAAAAGAAGTGCCACTACAATCAGGCATGAGTGTTAATAGTAGTATTAAAGTGCGTAAAAGAACAGTTTTAAGTATGTTTATGAATATGTTTGATAAGAAGATTAAGAGTTTAGAAACAGTTAGATAAAAAGAAGGGGTAGGAGGAAAAGCTATGCCTCTCGAATCTACCCCCAATTCTAGTAGGGCTGTTTCATTGTCACTGAAGGAAAACAAGGTCGAATTAGGTTAGCCAAGTGTCGCATAGCGGTTGAAATCGAATCAAAGCCGCAGTGTCGAGCAACGGTAATGCCATCCGCTCGACCACAATTGAATGAACGTAACCCGCGCGACTTGCTGAATTAACAGTAAAACAGGGCGATAGACTTATACCACCTCACAAAATGACAACTACAAGTAGTTTTCCTCTGCTTCCTCTGCTCCTCAACGTAATTTCTACTTATCTAGCTCCCAACCCCTAGCCCCTCGTATGATGATCTGGTAACGATCATTTCTGGGTGTTGCTAATGTCACTAGCTTCCGATTTACTAGCGCAGTTTGCTTCTCCAGGTCCCATTTTCATCAATATTGGACCAATTACAATCCGCTGGTATGGTTTACTCATCGCTTCGGCTGTATTAATTGGAATCACGCTTTCGCAGTATCTTGCGAAACAGCGCAAAGTTAATCCAGATTTAATCGGTGACTTGGCAATTTGGTTAGTCATTGGGGCAATACCTGCCGCGCGTTTGTACTATGTTTTGTTTGAGTGGTCAGAGTACGCGCAGAATCCTGAGCAAATTATTGCGATTTGGCAAGGAGGAATTGCGATTCACGGAGCAATTATTGGTGGTTTGCTTGCAGCACTGATTTTCGCACGTATCCGGCGAGTTTCGTTTTGGCAGTTAGCCGATTTAGTCGCTCCCTCACTGATTTTAGGACAAGCGATCGGGCGTTGGGGCAACTTTTTCAACTCCGAAGCTTTTGGGAATCCGACAAATTTACCTTGGAGATTGTATATCCCTCCCGAAATGCGTCCGCCAGAATTTGCAAATTTTGCTTATTTCCATCCCACCTTTTTATACGAATCGCTGTGGAATTTGATGGTGTTTGCGTTGTTGATCGCTTTATTCGTGAGAGATGTACAAGGTAAACAGCGTTTAAAAACTGGCACACTATTTCTTGTTTATCTCGTTGCTTATAGCTTAGGACGCGTTTGGATCGAAGGATTACGTACTGATAGTTTAATGCTCGGACCACTACGCATTGCTCAGGTAGTAAGTTTAACAGGAATCGCGATCGGATTAGTAGGCTTGGTATGGCTGTACGTATACAATCGTGCTTTACCTGATGTGGTAGAAGAAGGGGTAAGGGGTGAGGGGTGAGAGAGTAAGATTAATAGTCTACACTCACTTTTACTAATGACTAACTCAACATCACTATTACCGAAAGTTTATCTTGTAGGCGCGGGTCCAGGAGATCCGGATCTCTTGACGATTAAAGCACAAAAGATTCTCGCGCAAGCGGATGCGATCTTATTTGCCGATTCGCTG
This window contains:
- a CDS encoding type I secretion system permease/ATPase encodes the protein MTQSIPLAPIRDFLAQTPPFDQLSTEVIETITAKCQLMRYRVGQSILVREKMPAQVAIIYQGQARLLGYDQRSRTPVSLELLGTGRILGANSIVRGIPCETAIASTEVICITIPSQNFLDLLSSEPILEQAFHNSCSLSEVFELLSVELQRSANETPNLKELATAAWQDAVVRNIPKGKLNLAQLDADRVWLVSSGTISDFPVGSRLPVDGSSQVIRVENTRLLGLFIREQINTVDAILPSATQELTSFSVPPLETIPYAPDHPPEAPPDPYAAKPKYPLVRARGTIDAPLACFQMLSQSLGLTFRKDLIRKVLENQYKSAGNISLQACGAIAEMMGLRAQLVQVSATAINRLKAPALIRYADSFAVIYSITEKELVLAIPESGILRKSPQGFAEIWGKEGQVLLLQAPSHQVKEKFSLRWFLPSLYRYRKVLIEVLVASLFVQLFGLANPLITQVIIDKVLVQRSIDTLDVLGIFLLGVAVFEALLTSVRTYLFVDTTNRIDLSLGSEVIDHLLRLPLKYFDRRRIGELAGRINELENIRQFLTGTALTVVLDAVFSVIYVAVMLFYSWLLTLVTLVTIPLFALLTIFVSPIVRRQLHKKAEKYADTQSYLVEVLSGIQTVKAQNIELKSRWQWQERYAKYITAGFQNVLTFSTASSISGFLNKFTGLLLLWVGAHLVLANQLTLGQLIAFRIIAGYVTSPLLRLIQLWQNFQETALSIERLSDVLDAPQEVDETNRDNIPMPEIKGDVHYDAVSFGFNSNGPLQLINVNLEIPAGSFVGIVGQSGSGKSTLAKLLQRLYEPTSGRIQIDRYDISKVELYSLRRQIGVVLQDTLLFNGTVQENIALTNPEASSEEIIAAAKIAVAHDFIMSLPQGYNTVVGERGSSLSGGQRQRIAIARTVLQNPKLLILDEATSALDYNSERQVCNNLNEAFQGRTVFFITHRLSTVRNADTIVVMDQGSIVEQGTHQELMALKGRYYCLYQQQESQL
- a CDS encoding peptidylprolyl isomerase; this translates as MQTSSKDQLDAVLGLLSRYQLMPQLARNLIIDDAIANIPCTDEERQAAIEAFETQHQITPTTRDTWLKQQGMTMTQMHDLALRPVLLEKHKTTVWGPKVDNYFLTRKAHLDQVVYSLIRTKDMGLAQEIYFRILEGEQSFAELAREYSQGAEAKTSGLLGPVPLAQPHPAISKLLSVSQPGQLWAPRPLAEWVVIIRLEKLIPAQLDKSMRRRLQDELFENWLASKMQQIDITEFVSASLRNRN
- a CDS encoding HlyD family efflux transporter periplasmic adaptor subunit; amino-acid sequence: MKSESIEQPVILEQPAVWSRVVMWLLVSVTTSAFIWASVAKIEQAVPATGKLEPQGSTKEIKAPSGGVVREIYVQDGQLVKKGELLVTFDPTAPQADVRSLIQLKASLLRENQFYTTAAAGNNLDNSSDFATLTRLRAALVAENDFLKAQVNGFNPNKPIEGEFDANQQQLLASARAEYRSRVADAYLEIKELEKQLSQTRSQLETAKKVTAINQGILDKIAPVAEEGGLSQVQYQRQQQEVLTRQSEVDRLESEQQRLSIQIAQAREQLQNTVALTAKDILTKIADNQKKIAEIDTQLGRNKIENEKRIAEIDGQLSKANQSLQYQELRSPVDGIVFDLQAKSQGFVANSAEPILKIVPNENLVASVYLTNKDIGFVYPGMETDVKIESFPESEFGSIKGKLIWIGSDALPPTQERPYYAFPAKIQLERQALNINGKEVPLQSGMSVNSSIKVRKRTVLSMFMNMFDKKIKSLETVR
- the lgt gene encoding prolipoprotein diacylglyceryl transferase, which produces MSLASDLLAQFASPGPIFINIGPITIRWYGLLIASAVLIGITLSQYLAKQRKVNPDLIGDLAIWLVIGAIPAARLYYVLFEWSEYAQNPEQIIAIWQGGIAIHGAIIGGLLAALIFARIRRVSFWQLADLVAPSLILGQAIGRWGNFFNSEAFGNPTNLPWRLYIPPEMRPPEFANFAYFHPTFLYESLWNLMVFALLIALFVRDVQGKQRLKTGTLFLVYLVAYSLGRVWIEGLRTDSLMLGPLRIAQVVSLTGIAIGLVGLVWLYVYNRALPDVVEEGVRGEG